The following proteins are encoded in a genomic region of Neisseria perflava:
- a CDS encoding membrane lipoprotein lipid attachment site-containing protein, giving the protein MRKLALILTAAAVLAGCSWETYTNESGRTAVRQKYATGTPIVYQDGTYSKNMNYNQFRPERRAVQSNQADHAEHGERGQHWQKPQFANQQPATE; this is encoded by the coding sequence ATGCGTAAACTCGCTTTAATTCTGACCGCCGCCGCCGTTTTGGCCGGTTGCTCTTGGGAAACCTACACCAACGAATCCGGCCGTACCGCCGTACGCCAAAAATATGCTACCGGCACACCTATCGTTTATCAGGACGGTACTTATTCTAAAAACATGAATTACAATCAGTTCCGCCCTGAGCGCCGCGCCGTCCAATCCAATCAAGCGGATCATGCTGAACACGGCGAACGCGGCCAACATTGGCAAAAACCGCAATTTGCCAACCAACAGCCAGCAACCGAATAA
- a CDS encoding CinA family protein codes for MSHLQTIAEHLTSRRQTVTCAESCTGGLLAGALTSIPGSSQWFHQSFVTYSNQAKQDRLGVMPDTLLKHGAVSRETVYEMARGAKAVAQADYALSISGIAGPGGGSAAKPVGTVWFGLATPEGSFEQTALFTGDREAVRAQAVEYALAFLAEHLV; via the coding sequence ATGTCCCACCTGCAAACCATCGCCGAACACCTGACCAGCCGCCGCCAAACCGTTACCTGCGCCGAGTCCTGCACCGGCGGCCTGCTTGCAGGTGCGCTGACTTCCATTCCCGGCAGCTCGCAGTGGTTTCACCAAAGCTTCGTCACATACAGCAACCAAGCCAAACAAGACCGCCTCGGCGTCATGCCCGACACCTTGCTGAAACACGGCGCGGTTAGCCGCGAGACCGTCTATGAAATGGCTCGCGGCGCAAAAGCCGTCGCGCAAGCGGATTACGCCTTGAGTATTTCCGGCATCGCCGGCCCTGGCGGCGGCAGCGCGGCCAAACCGGTCGGCACAGTCTGGTTCGGCCTGGCCACGCCCGAAGGCTCGTTTGAGCAAACCGCGCTTTTCACAGGCGATCGCGAAGCAGTAAGGGCGCAAGCCGTCGAATACGCATTGGCTTTCTTGGCGGAACATTTGGTTTGA
- a CDS encoding S24 family peptidase, translating into MKEPKFSISEIQNLITQLNLISLPNTTRAIQYRAEREHWEYEEAPSQGGKKGVKRIYPLPPYVIDELEQKGLLHLIDGAETDTPLEVRNTQPDVAHIENMDYADWAARQDTRDIVPVRYYKEVFASAGSGAIPWDTNPEAMWFRTAFFKHLQLSPADCFCTRIDGDSMFPTLIDQGTVLWQTATRYTREGIYLFRQQDELRVKRLQRLTADTLNIISDNPNKSIYPTTQLTLSASTPADFQILGKYLWSCGISK; encoded by the coding sequence ATGAAAGAGCCAAAATTCAGCATCTCTGAAATTCAGAATTTGATTACCCAGTTGAATCTGATAAGCCTGCCGAATACAACACGCGCCATTCAATACAGGGCAGAAAGAGAACATTGGGAATATGAAGAAGCACCTTCACAAGGTGGGAAGAAAGGTGTTAAAAGAATCTACCCTCTTCCTCCTTATGTTATTGATGAATTGGAACAAAAAGGCTTGCTCCATTTGATAGATGGCGCGGAAACAGACACACCGCTTGAAGTCCGCAACACTCAACCCGATGTAGCGCATATCGAAAATATGGATTACGCAGACTGGGCGGCACGTCAGGATACGCGCGACATCGTACCCGTCCGCTATTACAAAGAAGTCTTCGCCAGCGCAGGCAGCGGCGCAATACCGTGGGATACCAACCCCGAAGCCATGTGGTTCCGAACCGCCTTCTTCAAACACCTGCAGCTCTCCCCCGCAGACTGCTTCTGTACCCGCATCGACGGGGACAGCATGTTCCCAACCCTAATCGACCAAGGCACCGTCCTATGGCAAACCGCCACGCGCTACACCCGCGAAGGAATCTACCTGTTCCGGCAGCAAGACGAACTCCGGGTCAAACGCCTGCAACGCCTGACCGCCGATACACTCAATATCATCAGCGACAACCCAAATAAATCCATCTACCCGACAACCCAACTAACCCTGTCTGCCTCCACCCCCGCCGACTTCCAAATCCTCGGCAAATACCTCTGGAGCTGCGGCATATCAAAATAA
- a CDS encoding mechanosensitive ion channel family protein, with translation MNFDLQVLSSFSGWEQLAQTGMSFGMNLLAALAIFFIGRWIATRLVTLMKAALTRAKVDKTLVSFLGNVANIGLLILVIIAALGKLGIPTTSVTALIGGAGLAVALSLKDQLSNFAAGALIILFRPFQVGDYIKVNGLEGFVREIKMVQTSLSTPDNEEIILPNSVVMSNSIVNRSSLSLCRAQVVVGVDYACDLKVAKDAVLRAATENPLCVQTEDKPAVAYITNLGDSAIEITLWAWTQEENLGPFRFALNEQVVENLRAANINIPFPQCDVHLIQPKA, from the coding sequence ATGAATTTCGATCTTCAAGTCCTCTCCTCCTTCTCCGGCTGGGAACAACTCGCCCAAACCGGCATGTCTTTCGGCATGAACCTGCTGGCCGCCTTGGCCATCTTCTTTATCGGCCGCTGGATCGCCACGCGCTTAGTAACACTGATGAAAGCCGCGCTGACACGCGCCAAAGTCGATAAAACGCTGGTCAGTTTCCTCGGCAACGTCGCCAATATCGGCCTGCTGATCCTCGTCATCATCGCCGCACTGGGCAAACTCGGTATCCCGACCACTTCCGTGACCGCCTTGATCGGTGGCGCAGGCTTGGCCGTGGCTTTGTCTTTGAAAGACCAACTGTCCAACTTTGCCGCCGGTGCGCTGATTATCCTCTTCCGTCCGTTTCAAGTCGGCGATTACATCAAAGTCAACGGCCTTGAAGGCTTCGTCCGCGAAATCAAAATGGTGCAGACCTCATTGAGCACACCCGACAACGAAGAAATCATCCTGCCCAACAGCGTGGTCATGAGCAACAGCATCGTCAACCGCTCCTCCCTGTCCCTCTGCCGCGCCCAAGTCGTGGTCGGCGTCGATTACGCCTGTGATTTGAAAGTTGCCAAAGACGCCGTATTGCGTGCCGCGACCGAAAATCCCCTGTGCGTCCAAACCGAAGACAAACCAGCCGTCGCCTACATCACCAACCTTGGCGACAGTGCCATCGAAATTACCCTTTGGGCGTGGACGCAAGAAGAAAATCTCGGCCCATTCCGATTCGCCCTGAACGAACAAGTGGTTGAAAACCTGCGTGCCGCCAACATCAACATCCCGTTCCCGCAATGCGATGTCCACCTCATCCAGCCGAAAGCCTAA
- the glmU gene encoding bifunctional UDP-N-acetylglucosamine diphosphorylase/glucosamine-1-phosphate N-acetyltransferase GlmU, with product MAQTALNIVILAAGKGTRMYSKMPKVLHRIGGLPMVERVIDTAASLNPQNICVVIGHGKEQVLDTVKRDVVWVEQTEQLGTGHAVKTALPHLSAEGRTLVLYGDVPLIDAATLETLLEAAGDEVGLLTDVPNDPTGLGRIIRDSNGSVTAIVEEKDADAAQKAVKEINTGILVLPNAKLEAWLNSLSSNNAQGEYYLTDLIAKAVADGIKVHPVQVRASYLAAGVNNKLQLAELERIFQTEQAQELLKAGVTLRDPARFDLRGRLKHGQDVVIDVNVVIEGEVELGDNVEIGANCVIKNAKIGANTKIAPFSHFEGCEVGENNQIGPYARLRPQAKLADDVHIGNFVEVKNATIGNGTKANHLTYIGDAEIGSKTNFGAGTIIANYDGVNKHKTVIGDEVRIGSNCVLVAPVTLGNKVTTGAGSAITRNCEDGKLVLARSRQTVIEGWVRPEKGDKK from the coding sequence ATGGCTCAGACAGCTTTAAATATCGTCATCCTCGCTGCCGGCAAAGGCACGCGTATGTACTCCAAAATGCCCAAAGTGCTGCACCGCATCGGCGGCCTTCCCATGGTTGAGCGCGTTATCGACACCGCCGCCTCCCTGAATCCCCAAAACATCTGCGTCGTCATCGGCCACGGCAAAGAGCAAGTCTTGGACACCGTCAAACGCGATGTCGTTTGGGTTGAACAAACCGAACAGCTCGGTACCGGCCACGCTGTCAAAACCGCCCTGCCGCACCTTTCCGCCGAAGGCCGCACGCTGGTGTTGTACGGCGACGTTCCCCTGATTGACGCAGCCACCCTCGAAACCCTGCTTGAAGCCGCAGGCGACGAAGTCGGCCTGTTGACCGACGTGCCTAACGATCCGACAGGTTTGGGCCGCATCATCCGCGACAGCAACGGCAGCGTAACTGCCATTGTCGAAGAAAAAGACGCCGATGCCGCCCAAAAAGCCGTGAAAGAAATCAATACCGGCATTTTGGTTCTGCCTAACGCCAAACTCGAAGCTTGGTTGAACAGCCTTTCCAGCAACAATGCCCAAGGCGAATACTATCTGACCGACCTCATCGCCAAAGCCGTTGCCGACGGTATTAAAGTTCATCCCGTCCAAGTCCGCGCCTCTTATCTGGCCGCCGGCGTGAACAACAAACTCCAACTGGCCGAACTCGAGCGTATTTTCCAAACTGAACAGGCGCAAGAATTGCTCAAAGCAGGCGTAACCCTGCGCGATCCGGCACGTTTCGATTTACGAGGCCGTCTGAAACACGGACAAGATGTCGTGATTGACGTCAACGTCGTCATCGAAGGCGAAGTCGAACTCGGCGACAACGTCGAAATCGGTGCCAACTGCGTGATCAAAAACGCCAAAATCGGTGCCAACACCAAAATCGCCCCATTCTCCCATTTTGAAGGTTGCGAAGTCGGTGAAAACAACCAAATCGGCCCATACGCCCGTTTGCGTCCGCAAGCCAAACTGGCCGACGACGTACACATCGGCAACTTCGTCGAAGTCAAAAACGCCACCATTGGCAACGGTACCAAAGCCAACCATCTCACCTACATCGGTGATGCCGAGATCGGCAGCAAAACCAACTTCGGCGCCGGCACGATTATTGCCAACTACGACGGCGTGAACAAACACAAAACCGTCATCGGCGACGAAGTGCGCATCGGTTCAAACTGCGTACTGGTTGCCCCCGTTACCCTAGGCAACAAAGTAACGACAGGCGCGGGCAGCGCGATTACCCGCAACTGCGAAGACGGCAAACTCGTTCTCGCCCGTTCGCGCCAAACCGTCATCGAAGGCTGGGTGCGTCCGGAAAAAGGCGATAAGAAGTAA
- the glmS gene encoding glutamine--fructose-6-phosphate transaminase (isomerizing) translates to MCGIVGAIRANHNVVDFLTDGLKRLEYRGYDSSGIAVNMDGKIKRVRRVGRVQLMEDAAREKGVFGHIGIGHTRWATHGGVTEPNAHPHISGGMIAVVHNGIIENFEAERERLKALGYTFESQTDTEVIAHSVNHEYTQNGGKLFEAVQAATARFHGAYAIAVIAQDNPEQMVVARMGCPLLVALGDQETFIASDVSAVIAFTRRIAYLEDGDIALLNANGIEKLLDKTGAQTERAIKVSELSLASLELGPYSHFMQKEIHEQPRAIADTAEVFLDGGFEPENFGANAREVFDDIHSIKILACGTSYYAALTAKYWLESIAKVPTDVEIASEYRYRDVIADPKQLVITISQSGETLDTMEALKYAQSLGHKHSLSICNVMESALPRESELVLYTRAGAEIGVASTKAFTTQLVVLFGLAVTLGKQRGLVSDEQASAYVEELRQLPGSIQHVLNLEPQIAAWAQKFAKKTSALFLGRGIHFPIALEGALKLKEITYIHAEAYPAGELKHGPLALVDENMPVVVIAPNDSLLDKVKANMQEVGARGGELFVFADLDSNFNATEGVHVIRAPRHVGVLSPIVHTIPVQLLSYHAALARGTDVDKPRNLAKSVTVE, encoded by the coding sequence ATGTGCGGTATCGTAGGTGCTATTCGCGCCAATCACAATGTAGTCGATTTTCTGACCGACGGTCTCAAACGCCTTGAATACCGAGGCTACGATTCGTCGGGTATCGCCGTCAACATGGACGGCAAAATCAAACGCGTCCGCCGCGTCGGCCGTGTGCAGCTGATGGAGGACGCCGCGCGCGAAAAAGGCGTGTTCGGCCATATCGGCATCGGCCATACCCGTTGGGCAACCCACGGCGGTGTAACCGAGCCTAACGCCCACCCTCATATTTCCGGCGGTATGATCGCGGTTGTCCACAACGGCATCATCGAAAACTTTGAAGCCGAACGCGAACGCCTGAAAGCGTTGGGTTACACCTTCGAATCGCAAACTGATACCGAAGTCATCGCCCACAGTGTCAACCACGAATACACACAAAACGGCGGCAAACTGTTTGAAGCCGTCCAAGCTGCGACTGCCCGTTTCCACGGTGCATACGCTATTGCCGTTATCGCACAAGACAACCCTGAACAAATGGTTGTTGCGCGCATGGGCTGCCCGCTGTTGGTGGCCTTGGGCGACCAAGAAACCTTTATCGCTTCCGACGTATCTGCCGTGATCGCCTTTACCCGCCGCATTGCTTACTTGGAAGACGGCGATATCGCCCTGCTGAACGCAAACGGCATCGAAAAACTGCTCGACAAAACCGGTGCGCAAACCGAACGCGCGATTAAAGTGTCCGAATTGTCTTTGGCTTCTTTGGAGTTGGGCCCATACAGCCACTTCATGCAAAAAGAAATCCACGAACAACCCCGCGCCATCGCCGATACTGCCGAAGTCTTCTTAGATGGCGGTTTCGAACCTGAAAACTTCGGTGCGAATGCACGCGAAGTGTTCGACGATATCCACAGCATCAAAATCCTTGCCTGCGGTACGTCCTACTATGCCGCGCTGACTGCTAAATACTGGCTCGAATCCATCGCCAAAGTGCCGACCGACGTGGAAATCGCCAGCGAATACCGCTACCGCGACGTGATTGCCGATCCGAAACAACTGGTCATCACCATTTCCCAATCCGGCGAAACTTTGGACACCATGGAAGCCCTGAAATACGCGCAATCCTTGGGACACAAACACAGCCTGTCTATTTGTAACGTGATGGAATCCGCCCTGCCGCGTGAAAGCGAGTTGGTACTGTACACACGCGCCGGTGCAGAAATCGGTGTTGCCTCTACCAAAGCGTTCACGACCCAACTGGTTGTCCTGTTCGGCTTGGCTGTTACCTTGGGCAAACAACGCGGCCTGGTTTCCGACGAGCAAGCAAGTGCATACGTTGAAGAATTGCGCCAACTGCCGGGCAGCATTCAGCACGTTCTCAATCTTGAGCCGCAAATCGCCGCTTGGGCGCAAAAATTTGCCAAGAAAACCAGCGCACTCTTCCTGGGTCGCGGTATCCACTTCCCAATCGCCCTTGAGGGCGCATTGAAGCTGAAAGAGATTACCTACATCCACGCCGAAGCGTATCCTGCGGGTGAGCTGAAACACGGCCCGTTGGCTTTGGTGGACGAGAACATGCCTGTTGTCGTGATTGCCCCGAACGACAGCCTGTTGGATAAAGTGAAAGCCAATATGCAGGAAGTCGGCGCACGCGGCGGCGAACTCTTTGTCTTCGCCGATCTCGACAGCAACTTCAACGCCACCGAAGGCGTGCACGTTATCCGCGCCCCACGCCACGTCGGCGTACTCTCGCCGATTGTGCACACCATCCCCGTGCAGCTCCTGTCTTACCACGCCGCCCTCGCACGCGGTACAGACGTGGACAAACCGCGCAACTTGGCTAAATCGGTAACGGTTGAATAA
- a CDS encoding thiamine ABC transporter substrate-binding protein: MKLKLSVLALLLASANLYAQTEVRLAVHKSFSLPQSVIAQFEKANDAKVSVIKAGSGNEMLNKLILSKANPIADAVYGLDNANIGKAKAAGILAASQPKSAPVTASLPDALAVDYAYVAINYDKKWFEQKKLPLPQTLQDLTKPEYKNLLVTPSPATSSPGLSFLLANIGGMGEEGAFKWWAQMRQNGVKVAKGWSEAYYTDFTQNGGAYPLVVSYATSPAAEVHYSKGKYSTPPTGNLFLKGGTFRQVEGAAVLKGAKQPELAAKLVSWLQSGEVQKALPAEMWVYPAVKNTPLPKVFEFAQTPKHSDSPNRADINTKQKQWVSRWSKTVLR; the protein is encoded by the coding sequence ATGAAACTGAAATTGTCCGTCTTGGCCCTGTTGCTGGCCTCGGCAAACCTGTACGCCCAAACCGAAGTGCGTCTGGCCGTGCACAAATCCTTCAGCCTGCCCCAATCCGTCATTGCGCAATTTGAAAAAGCCAACGATGCCAAAGTGTCCGTCATCAAGGCAGGCAGCGGCAACGAAATGCTCAACAAGCTGATTTTGAGCAAAGCCAACCCGATTGCCGATGCGGTTTACGGTTTGGACAACGCCAACATCGGCAAAGCCAAAGCCGCCGGCATCCTCGCCGCCAGCCAACCCAAATCCGCGCCCGTAACCGCTTCCCTGCCCGATGCACTGGCTGTCGATTACGCCTATGTCGCCATCAACTACGACAAAAAATGGTTTGAACAGAAAAAACTGCCCCTGCCGCAAACCCTGCAAGACCTGACCAAACCGGAATATAAAAACCTTCTGGTGACCCCGTCTCCCGCCACGTCCTCGCCCGGCCTCTCCTTCCTCTTGGCCAACATCGGCGGCATGGGTGAAGAAGGCGCGTTCAAATGGTGGGCGCAAATGCGCCAAAACGGCGTGAAAGTCGCCAAAGGCTGGAGCGAAGCCTACTACACCGACTTTACCCAAAACGGCGGTGCCTATCCCCTCGTGGTCAGCTATGCCACCAGCCCGGCGGCCGAAGTCCACTACTCCAAAGGCAAATACAGCACCCCGCCCACCGGCAACCTCTTCCTCAAAGGCGGCACATTCCGCCAAGTTGAAGGCGCGGCCGTTTTGAAAGGCGCAAAACAACCCGAACTGGCGGCCAAACTGGTGAGCTGGCTGCAAAGCGGTGAAGTGCAAAAAGCCCTGCCTGCCGAAATGTGGGTCTATCCGGCAGTCAAAAACACGCCGCTGCCCAAAGTATTCGAGTTTGCCCAAACCCCGAAACACAGCGATTCCCCCAACCGCGCCGACATCAACACCAAACAAAAACAATGGGTGAGCCGTTGGAGCAAAACCGTTTTACGTTAA
- the efeO gene encoding iron uptake system protein EfeO, translated as MKKFNLTALSVMLALGLTACQPPEAEKAAPAASGASAAANADGSVNIGVNDTACEPMELTVPSGQVVFNIKNDSGRKLEWEILKGVMVVDERENIAPGLSDKMTVTLLPGEYEMTCGLLTNPRGKLIVTDSGFKDTANEADLEKLSQPLADYKAYVQGEVKELVAKTKTFTEAVKAGDIEKAKSLFAATRVHYERIEPIAELFSELDPVIDAREDDFKDGAKDAGFTGFHRIEHALWVEKDVSGVKEIAAKLMTDVEALQKEIDALAFPPGKVVGGASELIEEVAGSKISGEEDRYSHTDLSDFQANVEGSKKIVDLFRPLIEAKDKALLEKTDANFKQVEDILAKYKKQDGFELYDKLSEEDRKALQAPINALAEDLAKLRGILGLK; from the coding sequence ATGAAAAAATTCAATCTGACTGCTTTGTCTGTAATGCTGGCTCTGGGTTTGACTGCGTGTCAGCCGCCTGAAGCCGAAAAAGCCGCGCCTGCCGCTTCAGGTGCATCCGCTGCCGCCAATGCCGACGGTTCGGTCAATATCGGTGTGAACGATACTGCCTGCGAACCGATGGAATTGACCGTCCCCAGCGGCCAAGTCGTGTTCAACATCAAAAACGACAGCGGCCGCAAGCTGGAATGGGAAATCCTGAAAGGCGTGATGGTGGTGGACGAGCGTGAAAACATCGCCCCGGGTTTATCCGACAAAATGACCGTTACCCTACTGCCGGGCGAATACGAAATGACTTGCGGCCTGTTGACAAATCCGCGCGGTAAGCTGATTGTTACCGACAGCGGCTTCAAAGACACTGCCAACGAAGCGGATTTGGAAAAACTGTCCCAACCGCTCGCCGACTATAAAGCTTACGTTCAAGGCGAGGTTAAAGAGCTGGTGGCGAAAACCAAAACCTTTACCGAAGCCGTTAAAGCCGGCGACATTGAAAAGGCCAAATCCCTGTTTGCCGCCACCCGCGTCCATTACGAACGTATCGAACCGATTGCAGAGCTTTTCAGCGAACTCGACCCCGTCATCGATGCGCGTGAAGACGACTTCAAAGACGGTGCGAAAGATGCCGGATTTACCGGCTTCCACCGTATCGAACACGCCCTTTGGGTAGAAAAAGACGTATCCGGCGTGAAGGAAATTGCAGCCAAACTGATGACCGATGTCGAAGCACTGCAAAAAGAAATCGACGCATTGGCGTTTCCTCCGGGTAAGGTGGTCGGCGGCGCGTCCGAACTGATTGAAGAAGTGGCCGGCAGCAAAATCAGCGGCGAAGAAGACCGTTACAGCCATACCGACTTGAGCGACTTCCAAGCCAATGTGGAAGGCTCCAAAAAAATCGTTGATTTGTTCCGTCCGCTGATCGAAGCCAAAGACAAAGCGCTGTTGGAAAAAACCGATGCCAACTTCAAACAGGTTGAAGACATTTTGGCGAAATATAAAAAACAAGATGGCTTCGAGCTGTACGACAAACTGAGCGAAGAAGACCGCAAAGCCCTGCAGGCGCCGATTAATGCCTTGGCAGAAGACTTGGCCAAACTGCGCGGCATTTTGGGTTTGAAATAA
- the efeB gene encoding iron uptake transporter deferrochelatase/peroxidase subunit, whose product MSQNKQPAQPEKRTLFKTALAAGAIGVAGYFAGKKQGEAAAETQNNQHSELAYPCYGEHQAGIVTPHQLFGIMCAFDVTAKDAKQLENLFRALTARIEFLTQGGEYQDGDDKLPPAGSGILGKQFRPDGLTVTVGVGSSLFDDRFGLKDKKPKHLQEMRDFPNDKLQKSWCDGDLSLQICAFSPETCQAALRDIIKNTAQFAVIRWSIDGWLPKAEPGAIAARNLLGFRDGSGNPKVEDPKVADQVLWTGVAANSLDEPAWAKNGSYQAVRLIRHFVEFWDRTPMQEQTDIFGRRKYSGAPMDGKKEGDTADFAKDPDGKITPKDSHMRLANPRDPEFMKKHLLYRRAFNYSRGLAANGQLDVGLVFICYQANLADGFIFVQNLLNGEPLEEYISPFGGGYFFVLPGVEKGSFLGKELLGV is encoded by the coding sequence ATGAGCCAAAACAAACAACCGGCACAACCCGAAAAACGAACCCTTTTCAAAACTGCCCTTGCTGCCGGCGCCATCGGCGTTGCCGGTTATTTTGCCGGTAAAAAACAAGGCGAAGCCGCCGCCGAGACCCAAAACAACCAACATTCCGAGCTGGCCTATCCGTGTTATGGCGAGCATCAGGCAGGTATCGTCACGCCACACCAGCTCTTCGGCATCATGTGTGCCTTTGACGTTACCGCCAAAGACGCCAAACAACTTGAAAACCTGTTCCGCGCCCTGACCGCCCGTATCGAATTCCTCACCCAAGGCGGCGAATACCAAGACGGCGACGACAAACTCCCGCCTGCTGGCAGCGGCATCCTCGGCAAACAATTCCGCCCCGACGGGCTGACGGTTACCGTCGGCGTCGGCAGCAGCCTTTTTGACGACCGCTTCGGCCTCAAAGACAAAAAGCCGAAACACCTACAAGAAATGCGCGACTTCCCCAACGACAAACTCCAAAAATCTTGGTGCGACGGCGACCTCAGCCTGCAAATTTGCGCATTCTCCCCCGAAACCTGCCAAGCCGCCCTGCGCGATATCATCAAAAACACCGCCCAGTTTGCCGTCATCCGCTGGAGCATAGACGGTTGGCTCCCTAAAGCCGAACCCGGCGCCATTGCCGCGCGCAATCTTTTAGGTTTCCGCGACGGCTCAGGCAATCCCAAAGTCGAAGATCCCAAAGTCGCCGATCAAGTCCTGTGGACGGGCGTTGCCGCCAACAGCTTGGACGAACCGGCATGGGCGAAAAACGGCAGCTATCAGGCCGTCCGCCTCATCCGCCACTTTGTCGAGTTTTGGGACCGCACCCCGATGCAGGAACAAACCGATATTTTCGGCCGGCGCAAATACAGCGGCGCGCCCATGGACGGTAAAAAAGAAGGCGACACCGCCGATTTCGCCAAAGACCCCGACGGCAAAATCACGCCCAAAGACAGCCATATGCGCCTTGCCAATCCGCGCGATCCGGAGTTCATGAAAAAACACCTGCTCTACCGCCGCGCCTTCAACTACTCGCGCGGCCTCGCCGCCAACGGCCAGCTCGATGTCGGCTTGGTGTTCATCTGCTATCAGGCCAACCTTGCCGACGGCTTCATCTTCGTGCAAAACCTGCTCAACGGCGAACCGCTGGAGGAATACATCAGCCCGTTTGGCGGCGGCTATTTCTTCGTCCTGCCGGGTGTCGAAAAAGGCAGCTTCCTCGGCAAAGAGCTTTTGGGCGTATAA
- a CDS encoding pyrimidine 5'-nucleotidase codes for MNHSPVWLFDLDNTLHNAEAGIFYIINRAMTEYMAGRLKLSEEAASQLRQDYWHRYGATLAGLQIHHPEVDIDEFLRESHPLKQILAKVEGMDGTDDVLGRLKGRKAVFSNGPSFYVRALVEALGLEAHFDGLFGTDDFGLLYKPNPQAYLNVCRLLGVKPEQCVMVDDSADNLHQAKALGMKTVWYGEKAHPLPFADGIAKDMQGLLEFCTKLP; via the coding sequence ATGAATCATTCCCCCGTTTGGCTGTTTGACCTCGACAACACTTTGCACAATGCCGAAGCCGGCATTTTCTACATCATCAACCGCGCCATGACCGAATACATGGCAGGCCGTCTGAAACTTTCTGAAGAAGCCGCCTCCCAACTGCGCCAAGATTATTGGCACCGATACGGCGCGACGCTTGCCGGTTTGCAAATCCATCATCCCGAAGTCGATATCGATGAATTTTTGCGTGAAAGTCACCCCCTTAAGCAAATTTTGGCAAAGGTGGAGGGTATGGATGGAACTGATGACGTTTTAGGCCGTCTGAAAGGGCGAAAAGCCGTATTTTCCAACGGACCTTCGTTTTATGTCCGCGCATTGGTTGAAGCGTTGGGCTTGGAAGCGCATTTTGACGGCTTGTTCGGCACGGACGACTTCGGCCTGCTCTACAAACCCAATCCGCAGGCCTATCTCAACGTCTGCCGCCTGTTGGGCGTCAAACCCGAACAGTGCGTTATGGTGGACGACAGCGCCGACAATCTGCACCAAGCCAAAGCCTTGGGCATGAAGACCGTTTGGTACGGCGAAAAAGCCCATCCGTTGCCATTTGCCGACGGCATAGCGAAAGATATGCAGGGTTTGCTTGAATTTTGCACAAAACTGCCGTGA
- the efeU gene encoding iron uptake transporter permease EfeU → MLIAFLIMLREGIEAALIVGIVASFLKQSGHSELMPKVWLGVFLAAAMCLGIGYGIHSVTGEIPQKEQELVVGVIGLVAVAMLTYMILWMKKAARSMKQHLQDSVQTALNHGSGQGWALVGMAFLAVAREGLESVFFLLAVFQQSPTWSMPIGAVLGLLAAVVIGTLIYQGGMRLNLAKFFRWTGAFLIVVAAGLLAGSFRALHEAGVWNAMQDIAFDTSKYLHEDSPLGVLLGGFFGYTDHPTEGEVLIWLLYLVPVMIWFLRGSAPAKTLTKLTK, encoded by the coding sequence ATGCTGATTGCTTTTTTGATTATGCTGCGCGAGGGCATCGAAGCCGCCCTGATCGTCGGCATTGTTGCCAGTTTTTTAAAACAGTCGGGACACAGCGAGCTGATGCCGAAGGTTTGGCTGGGCGTGTTTTTGGCTGCGGCCATGTGTTTGGGTATCGGTTACGGCATTCATTCCGTTACGGGCGAGATTCCGCAAAAAGAACAGGAATTGGTGGTCGGCGTCATCGGCCTGGTGGCCGTGGCGATGCTGACGTACATGATTTTGTGGATGAAGAAGGCCGCGCGTTCGATGAAACAGCATCTTCAGGATTCTGTTCAGACGGCCTTGAACCACGGCAGCGGCCAGGGCTGGGCCTTGGTCGGCATGGCGTTTTTGGCCGTGGCGCGCGAAGGTTTGGAAAGCGTGTTTTTCCTGCTTGCCGTGTTCCAGCAAAGCCCGACGTGGTCTATGCCGATAGGCGCGGTATTGGGGCTGCTGGCGGCGGTTGTCATCGGTACGCTGATTTATCAGGGCGGTATGCGCCTGAACTTGGCGAAGTTTTTCCGTTGGACGGGCGCGTTTTTGATTGTGGTGGCGGCCGGTCTGTTGGCCGGTTCGTTTCGTGCGCTGCATGAGGCTGGCGTATGGAATGCGATGCAGGACATCGCTTTCGACACCTCGAAATATTTGCATGAAGACAGCCCTTTAGGCGTGCTGCTCGGCGGTTTCTTCGGCTATACCGACCATCCGACCGAAGGCGAAGTCCTGATTTGGCTGCTGTATCTGGTTCCCGTCATGATTTGGTTTTTGCGCGGCAGCGCTCCGGCAAAAACGTTAACTAAATTAACTAAATAA